In Carettochelys insculpta isolate YL-2023 chromosome 11, ASM3395843v1, whole genome shotgun sequence, a genomic segment contains:
- the PTPDC1 gene encoding protein tyrosine phosphatase domain-containing protein 1 isoform X8, with protein MQCSMACGGRACKYENPARWSDQEQAIKGLYSSWVTDNILAMARPSTEIIEKYNIIEQFQRCDIKTVINLQRPGEHASCGNPLEQESGFTYLPEAFMEDGIYFYNFGWKDYGVASLTTILDMVKVMAFALQEGRVAIHCHAGLGRTGVLIACYLVFATRMTADQAILFVRAKRPNSIQTRGQLLCVREFTQFLIPLRNVFACCEPNVHSVTLSQYLIRQRHLLHGYESRHLKYVPKLIDLVCKLLLDLAENRQVIEEELLDIPDLSSEIEETVSQLDATQLDKELTRQNSDPSEPFTHSEEGNVMFETQDSFFSDAHKYDPLWKRRNVESLQPLTHSKRRLSYSDSYLSRTSFLLEQAENPWTVPTQVSLFDKLKQQNARDHLLCADNQTPQLDLNKDALVRSTFIFWSQGKFSLDGQSNFYRKKSPKEVQRSKTFSSGFEHEHNDREAKTQKCGFVKEICYREKRKTNACGRGICASEDSDNSALEEEEEKESSIGYKSQDSKDLLEEIPHIVLQSELSLEARRILAAKALADLNEFMGEEEVKQKVETWQKELNSRDGAWDRLCAERDPFVLCSLMWSWIEQLKEPVITKEDIDMLSQKCTESPETLTLLKKEQYQTIVCILHCVVNLQTIPADVEEAVLNRAIKAFTKTSTDSENGPEVYNTLRKVFKQTLEAKKKEPKEETDNSP; from the exons ATGCAGTGTTCAATGGCATGTGGTGGACGTGCTTGCAAGTATGAAAACCCAGCTCGATGGAGTGACCAAGAGCAAGCCATTAAAGGACTTTATTCTTCTTG GGTAACAGATAACATATTGGCCATGGCTCGACCCTCAACAGAAATTATTGAGAAGTATAACATTATTGAGCAGTTTCAAAG ATGTGACATAAAAACTGTAATTAACCTTCAACGCCCTGGGGAGCATGCTAGCTGTGGGAATCCTCTGGAACAAGAGAGTGGCTTTACCTACCTTCCTGAAGCTTTCATGGAGGATGGAA tttatttttataattttggaTGGAAGGATTATGGCGTGGCATCTCTCACTACTATACTGGATATGGTAAAAGTGATGGCTTTTGCCTTGCAGGAAGGGAGGGTAGCTATTCATTGTCATGCTGGACTTGGCCGAACAG GTGTTTTAATAGCTTGTTACTTAGTTTTTGCAACAAGAATGACTGCTGATCAAGCAATTCTTTTTGTTCGGGCAAAAAGGCCTAATTCTATTCAAACTAGAGGTCAGTTATTGTGTGTAAGAGAATTCACTCAATTTTTGATCCCTCTAAGAAATGTGTTTGCTTGCTGCGAGCCCAATGTACACTCAGTTACTCTGTCCCAGTATCTGATCCGGCAGAGGCACCTGCTGCATGGTTATGAGAGTAGACACCTCAAGTATGTGCCAAAACTGATAGATCTGGTTTGCAAACTGCTTTTGGACTTGGCTGAAAACAGGCAAGTGATAGAGGAGGAATTGTTAGATATACCAGATCTCTCTTCTGAAATTGAAGAGACTGTTTCTCAGTTGGACGCTACACAACTAGATAAAGAGTTAACAAGACAGAACAGTGACCCATCAGAACCATTCACCCACTCAGAAGAGGGAAATGTCATGTTTGAAACCCAGGATTCTTTTTTCTCCGATGCACACAAATATGATCCTCTTTGGAAGAGGCGGAATGTTGAAAGCCTTCAGCCTTTGACTCATTCAAAAAGACGACTAAGCTATAGTGACTCATACTTAAGCAGAACTTCATTTCTCTTGGAACAAGCAGAAAATCCATGGACAGTGCCTACACAAGTATCACTCTTTGACAAACTTAAGCAGCAGAATGCCAGGGACCATCTTCTCTGTGCAGACAATCAAACTCCTCAGCTGGATTTAAACAAAGATGCCTTAGTTCGTAGTACGTTTATTTTCTGGAGTCAAGGTAAATTCAGTTTAGATGGACAAAGCAATTTCTATAGAAAAAAATCTCCCAAAGAAGTGCAGCGTAGTAAAACGTTTTCCTCAGGTTTTGAACATGAACACAATGACAGGGAAGCAAAAACACAAAAATGTGGTTTTGTAAAGGAAATTTGTTACAGAGAAAAGCGGAAGACTAATGCCTGTGGCAGAGGAATTTGTGCATCTGAGGACTCTGATAATTCTGctttagaagaagaagaagaaaaagaatcaTCTATTGGATATAAAAGTCAAGATAGTAAAGATCTATTGGAAGAAATTCCACACATTGTTTTGCAATCAGAATTAAGTTTGGAGGCTCGAAGAATTTTGGCAGCTAAAGCCCTTGCAGATCTTAATGAATttatgggagaggaggaggtgaagCAGAAGGTGGAAACGTGGCAG aaAGAACTGAATTCTCGAGATGGAGCTTGGGATAGACTTTGTGCCGAGAGAGATCCTTTTGTCCTTTGCAGCTTGATGTGGTCCTGGATAGAGCAACTAAAAGAACCTGTTATAACCAAAGAGGATATTGACATGCTGTCACAAAAATGCACAGAATCACCAGAAACACTTACCTTACTAAAAAAG GAACAGTATCAGACTATTGTTTGTATTTTGCACTGTGTAGTGAATTTGCAGACAATACCAGCTGATGTGGAGGAAGCTGTACTTAACCGGGCCATTAAAGCTTTCACTAAG aCGAGTACAGATTCTGAAAATGGGCCAGAGGTTTACAACACCCTAAGAAAAGTGTTTAAACAAACACTGGAAGCAAAAAAAAAGGAGCCGAAAGAAGAAACAGATAATTCCCCTTGA
- the PTPDC1 gene encoding protein tyrosine phosphatase domain-containing protein 1 isoform X4 yields the protein MAAGVLLQNELPYCSLVKSSAYLAAMDSGNSRRPTAKYTKVGERLRHVIPGHMQCSMACGGRACKYENPARWSDQEQAIKGLYSSWVTDNILAMARPSTEIIEKYNIIEQFQRCDIKTVINLQRPGEHASCGNPLEQESGFTYLPEAFMEDGIYFYNFGWKDYGVASLTTILDMVKVMAFALQEGRVAIHCHAGLGRTGVLIACYLVFATRMTADQAILFVRAKRPNSIQTRGQLLCVREFTQFLIPLRNVFACCEPNVHSVTLSQYLIRQRHLLHGYESRHLKYVPKLIDLVCKLLLDLAENRQVIEEELLDIPDLSSEIEETVSQLDATQLDKELTRQNSDPSEPFTHSEEGNVMFETQDSFFSDAHKYDPLWKRRNVESLQPLTHSKRRLSYSDSYLSRTSFLLEQAENPWTVPTQVSLFDKLKQQNARDHLLCADNQTPQLDLNKDALVRSTFIFWSQGKFSLDGQSNFYRKKSPKEVQRSKTFSSGFEHEHNDREAKTQKCGFVKEICYREKRKTNACGRGICASEDSDNSALEEEEEKESSIGYKSQDSKDLLEEIPHIVLQSELSLEARRILAAKALADLNEFMGEEEVKQKVETWQKELNSRDGAWDRLCAERDPFVLCSLMWSWIEQLKEPVITKEDIDMLSQKCTESPETLTLLKKEQYQTIVCILHCVVNLQTIPADVEEAVLNRAIKAFTKTSTDSENGPEVYNTLRKVFKQTLEAKKKEPKEETDNSP from the exons ATGGCTGCTGGGGTCTTGCTGCAAAATGAATTGCCTTATTGTTCACTGGTAAAGAGCAGTGCATATCTTGCAGCTATGGATTCAG GAAATTCAAGGCGTCCAACTGCAAAATATACTAAGGTAGGAGAACGCCTTCGCCATGTCATTCCTGGTCATATGCAGTGTTCAATGGCATGTGGTGGACGTGCTTGCAAGTATGAAAACCCAGCTCGATGGAGTGACCAAGAGCAAGCCATTAAAGGACTTTATTCTTCTTG GGTAACAGATAACATATTGGCCATGGCTCGACCCTCAACAGAAATTATTGAGAAGTATAACATTATTGAGCAGTTTCAAAG ATGTGACATAAAAACTGTAATTAACCTTCAACGCCCTGGGGAGCATGCTAGCTGTGGGAATCCTCTGGAACAAGAGAGTGGCTTTACCTACCTTCCTGAAGCTTTCATGGAGGATGGAA tttatttttataattttggaTGGAAGGATTATGGCGTGGCATCTCTCACTACTATACTGGATATGGTAAAAGTGATGGCTTTTGCCTTGCAGGAAGGGAGGGTAGCTATTCATTGTCATGCTGGACTTGGCCGAACAG GTGTTTTAATAGCTTGTTACTTAGTTTTTGCAACAAGAATGACTGCTGATCAAGCAATTCTTTTTGTTCGGGCAAAAAGGCCTAATTCTATTCAAACTAGAGGTCAGTTATTGTGTGTAAGAGAATTCACTCAATTTTTGATCCCTCTAAGAAATGTGTTTGCTTGCTGCGAGCCCAATGTACACTCAGTTACTCTGTCCCAGTATCTGATCCGGCAGAGGCACCTGCTGCATGGTTATGAGAGTAGACACCTCAAGTATGTGCCAAAACTGATAGATCTGGTTTGCAAACTGCTTTTGGACTTGGCTGAAAACAGGCAAGTGATAGAGGAGGAATTGTTAGATATACCAGATCTCTCTTCTGAAATTGAAGAGACTGTTTCTCAGTTGGACGCTACACAACTAGATAAAGAGTTAACAAGACAGAACAGTGACCCATCAGAACCATTCACCCACTCAGAAGAGGGAAATGTCATGTTTGAAACCCAGGATTCTTTTTTCTCCGATGCACACAAATATGATCCTCTTTGGAAGAGGCGGAATGTTGAAAGCCTTCAGCCTTTGACTCATTCAAAAAGACGACTAAGCTATAGTGACTCATACTTAAGCAGAACTTCATTTCTCTTGGAACAAGCAGAAAATCCATGGACAGTGCCTACACAAGTATCACTCTTTGACAAACTTAAGCAGCAGAATGCCAGGGACCATCTTCTCTGTGCAGACAATCAAACTCCTCAGCTGGATTTAAACAAAGATGCCTTAGTTCGTAGTACGTTTATTTTCTGGAGTCAAGGTAAATTCAGTTTAGATGGACAAAGCAATTTCTATAGAAAAAAATCTCCCAAAGAAGTGCAGCGTAGTAAAACGTTTTCCTCAGGTTTTGAACATGAACACAATGACAGGGAAGCAAAAACACAAAAATGTGGTTTTGTAAAGGAAATTTGTTACAGAGAAAAGCGGAAGACTAATGCCTGTGGCAGAGGAATTTGTGCATCTGAGGACTCTGATAATTCTGctttagaagaagaagaagaaaaagaatcaTCTATTGGATATAAAAGTCAAGATAGTAAAGATCTATTGGAAGAAATTCCACACATTGTTTTGCAATCAGAATTAAGTTTGGAGGCTCGAAGAATTTTGGCAGCTAAAGCCCTTGCAGATCTTAATGAATttatgggagaggaggaggtgaagCAGAAGGTGGAAACGTGGCAG aaAGAACTGAATTCTCGAGATGGAGCTTGGGATAGACTTTGTGCCGAGAGAGATCCTTTTGTCCTTTGCAGCTTGATGTGGTCCTGGATAGAGCAACTAAAAGAACCTGTTATAACCAAAGAGGATATTGACATGCTGTCACAAAAATGCACAGAATCACCAGAAACACTTACCTTACTAAAAAAG GAACAGTATCAGACTATTGTTTGTATTTTGCACTGTGTAGTGAATTTGCAGACAATACCAGCTGATGTGGAGGAAGCTGTACTTAACCGGGCCATTAAAGCTTTCACTAAG aCGAGTACAGATTCTGAAAATGGGCCAGAGGTTTACAACACCCTAAGAAAAGTGTTTAAACAAACACTGGAAGCAAAAAAAAAGGAGCCGAAAGAAGAAACAGATAATTCCCCTTGA
- the PTPDC1 gene encoding protein tyrosine phosphatase domain-containing protein 1 isoform X10 gives MQLFLRKKEIQGVQLQNILRVTDNILAMARPSTEIIEKYNIIEQFQRCDIKTVINLQRPGEHASCGNPLEQESGFTYLPEAFMEDGIYFYNFGWKDYGVASLTTILDMVKVMAFALQEGRVAIHCHAGLGRTGVLIACYLVFATRMTADQAILFVRAKRPNSIQTRGQLLCVREFTQFLIPLRNVFACCEPNVHSVTLSQYLIRQRHLLHGYESRHLKYVPKLIDLVCKLLLDLAENRQVIEEELLDIPDLSSEIEETVSQLDATQLDKELTRQNSDPSEPFTHSEEGNVMFETQDSFFSDAHKYDPLWKRRNVESLQPLTHSKRRLSYSDSYLSRTSFLLEQAENPWTVPTQVSLFDKLKQQNARDHLLCADNQTPQLDLNKDALVRSTFIFWSQGKFSLDGQSNFYRKKSPKEVQRSKTFSSGFEHEHNDREAKTQKCGFVKEICYREKRKTNACGRGICASEDSDNSALEEEEEKESSIGYKSQDSKDLLEEIPHIVLQSELSLEARRILAAKALADLNEFMGEEEVKQKVETWQKELNSRDGAWDRLCAERDPFVLCSLMWSWIEQLKEPVITKEDIDMLSQKCTESPETLTLLKKEQYQTIVCILHCVVNLQTIPADVEEAVLNRAIKAFTKTSTDSENGPEVYNTLRKVFKQTLEAKKKEPKEETDNSP, from the exons ATGCAACTTTTCCTGAGAAAAAAA GAAATTCAAGGCGTCCAACTGCAAAATATACTAAG GGTAACAGATAACATATTGGCCATGGCTCGACCCTCAACAGAAATTATTGAGAAGTATAACATTATTGAGCAGTTTCAAAG ATGTGACATAAAAACTGTAATTAACCTTCAACGCCCTGGGGAGCATGCTAGCTGTGGGAATCCTCTGGAACAAGAGAGTGGCTTTACCTACCTTCCTGAAGCTTTCATGGAGGATGGAA tttatttttataattttggaTGGAAGGATTATGGCGTGGCATCTCTCACTACTATACTGGATATGGTAAAAGTGATGGCTTTTGCCTTGCAGGAAGGGAGGGTAGCTATTCATTGTCATGCTGGACTTGGCCGAACAG GTGTTTTAATAGCTTGTTACTTAGTTTTTGCAACAAGAATGACTGCTGATCAAGCAATTCTTTTTGTTCGGGCAAAAAGGCCTAATTCTATTCAAACTAGAGGTCAGTTATTGTGTGTAAGAGAATTCACTCAATTTTTGATCCCTCTAAGAAATGTGTTTGCTTGCTGCGAGCCCAATGTACACTCAGTTACTCTGTCCCAGTATCTGATCCGGCAGAGGCACCTGCTGCATGGTTATGAGAGTAGACACCTCAAGTATGTGCCAAAACTGATAGATCTGGTTTGCAAACTGCTTTTGGACTTGGCTGAAAACAGGCAAGTGATAGAGGAGGAATTGTTAGATATACCAGATCTCTCTTCTGAAATTGAAGAGACTGTTTCTCAGTTGGACGCTACACAACTAGATAAAGAGTTAACAAGACAGAACAGTGACCCATCAGAACCATTCACCCACTCAGAAGAGGGAAATGTCATGTTTGAAACCCAGGATTCTTTTTTCTCCGATGCACACAAATATGATCCTCTTTGGAAGAGGCGGAATGTTGAAAGCCTTCAGCCTTTGACTCATTCAAAAAGACGACTAAGCTATAGTGACTCATACTTAAGCAGAACTTCATTTCTCTTGGAACAAGCAGAAAATCCATGGACAGTGCCTACACAAGTATCACTCTTTGACAAACTTAAGCAGCAGAATGCCAGGGACCATCTTCTCTGTGCAGACAATCAAACTCCTCAGCTGGATTTAAACAAAGATGCCTTAGTTCGTAGTACGTTTATTTTCTGGAGTCAAGGTAAATTCAGTTTAGATGGACAAAGCAATTTCTATAGAAAAAAATCTCCCAAAGAAGTGCAGCGTAGTAAAACGTTTTCCTCAGGTTTTGAACATGAACACAATGACAGGGAAGCAAAAACACAAAAATGTGGTTTTGTAAAGGAAATTTGTTACAGAGAAAAGCGGAAGACTAATGCCTGTGGCAGAGGAATTTGTGCATCTGAGGACTCTGATAATTCTGctttagaagaagaagaagaaaaagaatcaTCTATTGGATATAAAAGTCAAGATAGTAAAGATCTATTGGAAGAAATTCCACACATTGTTTTGCAATCAGAATTAAGTTTGGAGGCTCGAAGAATTTTGGCAGCTAAAGCCCTTGCAGATCTTAATGAATttatgggagaggaggaggtgaagCAGAAGGTGGAAACGTGGCAG aaAGAACTGAATTCTCGAGATGGAGCTTGGGATAGACTTTGTGCCGAGAGAGATCCTTTTGTCCTTTGCAGCTTGATGTGGTCCTGGATAGAGCAACTAAAAGAACCTGTTATAACCAAAGAGGATATTGACATGCTGTCACAAAAATGCACAGAATCACCAGAAACACTTACCTTACTAAAAAAG GAACAGTATCAGACTATTGTTTGTATTTTGCACTGTGTAGTGAATTTGCAGACAATACCAGCTGATGTGGAGGAAGCTGTACTTAACCGGGCCATTAAAGCTTTCACTAAG aCGAGTACAGATTCTGAAAATGGGCCAGAGGTTTACAACACCCTAAGAAAAGTGTTTAAACAAACACTGGAAGCAAAAAAAAAGGAGCCGAAAGAAGAAACAGATAATTCCCCTTGA
- the PTPDC1 gene encoding protein tyrosine phosphatase domain-containing protein 1 isoform X11 translates to MARPSTEIIEKYNIIEQFQRCDIKTVINLQRPGEHASCGNPLEQESGFTYLPEAFMEDGIYFYNFGWKDYGVASLTTILDMVKVMAFALQEGRVAIHCHAGLGRTGVLIACYLVFATRMTADQAILFVRAKRPNSIQTRGQLLCVREFTQFLIPLRNVFACCEPNVHSVTLSQYLIRQRHLLHGYESRHLKYVPKLIDLVCKLLLDLAENRQVIEEELLDIPDLSSEIEETVSQLDATQLDKELTRQNSDPSEPFTHSEEGNVMFETQDSFFSDAHKYDPLWKRRNVESLQPLTHSKRRLSYSDSYLSRTSFLLEQAENPWTVPTQVSLFDKLKQQNARDHLLCADNQTPQLDLNKDALVRSTFIFWSQGKFSLDGQSNFYRKKSPKEVQRSKTFSSGFEHEHNDREAKTQKCGFVKEICYREKRKTNACGRGICASEDSDNSALEEEEEKESSIGYKSQDSKDLLEEIPHIVLQSELSLEARRILAAKALADLNEFMGEEEVKQKVETWQKELNSRDGAWDRLCAERDPFVLCSLMWSWIEQLKEPVITKEDIDMLSQKCTESPETLTLLKKEQYQTIVCILHCVVNLQTIPADVEEAVLNRAIKAFTKTSTDSENGPEVYNTLRKVFKQTLEAKKKEPKEETDNSP, encoded by the exons ATGGCTCGACCCTCAACAGAAATTATTGAGAAGTATAACATTATTGAGCAGTTTCAAAG ATGTGACATAAAAACTGTAATTAACCTTCAACGCCCTGGGGAGCATGCTAGCTGTGGGAATCCTCTGGAACAAGAGAGTGGCTTTACCTACCTTCCTGAAGCTTTCATGGAGGATGGAA tttatttttataattttggaTGGAAGGATTATGGCGTGGCATCTCTCACTACTATACTGGATATGGTAAAAGTGATGGCTTTTGCCTTGCAGGAAGGGAGGGTAGCTATTCATTGTCATGCTGGACTTGGCCGAACAG GTGTTTTAATAGCTTGTTACTTAGTTTTTGCAACAAGAATGACTGCTGATCAAGCAATTCTTTTTGTTCGGGCAAAAAGGCCTAATTCTATTCAAACTAGAGGTCAGTTATTGTGTGTAAGAGAATTCACTCAATTTTTGATCCCTCTAAGAAATGTGTTTGCTTGCTGCGAGCCCAATGTACACTCAGTTACTCTGTCCCAGTATCTGATCCGGCAGAGGCACCTGCTGCATGGTTATGAGAGTAGACACCTCAAGTATGTGCCAAAACTGATAGATCTGGTTTGCAAACTGCTTTTGGACTTGGCTGAAAACAGGCAAGTGATAGAGGAGGAATTGTTAGATATACCAGATCTCTCTTCTGAAATTGAAGAGACTGTTTCTCAGTTGGACGCTACACAACTAGATAAAGAGTTAACAAGACAGAACAGTGACCCATCAGAACCATTCACCCACTCAGAAGAGGGAAATGTCATGTTTGAAACCCAGGATTCTTTTTTCTCCGATGCACACAAATATGATCCTCTTTGGAAGAGGCGGAATGTTGAAAGCCTTCAGCCTTTGACTCATTCAAAAAGACGACTAAGCTATAGTGACTCATACTTAAGCAGAACTTCATTTCTCTTGGAACAAGCAGAAAATCCATGGACAGTGCCTACACAAGTATCACTCTTTGACAAACTTAAGCAGCAGAATGCCAGGGACCATCTTCTCTGTGCAGACAATCAAACTCCTCAGCTGGATTTAAACAAAGATGCCTTAGTTCGTAGTACGTTTATTTTCTGGAGTCAAGGTAAATTCAGTTTAGATGGACAAAGCAATTTCTATAGAAAAAAATCTCCCAAAGAAGTGCAGCGTAGTAAAACGTTTTCCTCAGGTTTTGAACATGAACACAATGACAGGGAAGCAAAAACACAAAAATGTGGTTTTGTAAAGGAAATTTGTTACAGAGAAAAGCGGAAGACTAATGCCTGTGGCAGAGGAATTTGTGCATCTGAGGACTCTGATAATTCTGctttagaagaagaagaagaaaaagaatcaTCTATTGGATATAAAAGTCAAGATAGTAAAGATCTATTGGAAGAAATTCCACACATTGTTTTGCAATCAGAATTAAGTTTGGAGGCTCGAAGAATTTTGGCAGCTAAAGCCCTTGCAGATCTTAATGAATttatgggagaggaggaggtgaagCAGAAGGTGGAAACGTGGCAG aaAGAACTGAATTCTCGAGATGGAGCTTGGGATAGACTTTGTGCCGAGAGAGATCCTTTTGTCCTTTGCAGCTTGATGTGGTCCTGGATAGAGCAACTAAAAGAACCTGTTATAACCAAAGAGGATATTGACATGCTGTCACAAAAATGCACAGAATCACCAGAAACACTTACCTTACTAAAAAAG GAACAGTATCAGACTATTGTTTGTATTTTGCACTGTGTAGTGAATTTGCAGACAATACCAGCTGATGTGGAGGAAGCTGTACTTAACCGGGCCATTAAAGCTTTCACTAAG aCGAGTACAGATTCTGAAAATGGGCCAGAGGTTTACAACACCCTAAGAAAAGTGTTTAAACAAACACTGGAAGCAAAAAAAAAGGAGCCGAAAGAAGAAACAGATAATTCCCCTTGA
- the PTPDC1 gene encoding protein tyrosine phosphatase domain-containing protein 1 isoform X5: MVAISSVNPAELNATFPEKKRNSRRPTAKYTKVGERLRHVIPGHMQCSMACGGRACKYENPARWSDQEQAIKGLYSSWVTDNILAMARPSTEIIEKYNIIEQFQRCDIKTVINLQRPGEHASCGNPLEQESGFTYLPEAFMEDGIYFYNFGWKDYGVASLTTILDMVKVMAFALQEGRVAIHCHAGLGRTGVLIACYLVFATRMTADQAILFVRAKRPNSIQTRGQLLCVREFTQFLIPLRNVFACCEPNVHSVTLSQYLIRQRHLLHGYESRHLKYVPKLIDLVCKLLLDLAENRQVIEEELLDIPDLSSEIEETVSQLDATQLDKELTRQNSDPSEPFTHSEEGNVMFETQDSFFSDAHKYDPLWKRRNVESLQPLTHSKRRLSYSDSYLSRTSFLLEQAENPWTVPTQVSLFDKLKQQNARDHLLCADNQTPQLDLNKDALVRSTFIFWSQGKFSLDGQSNFYRKKSPKEVQRSKTFSSGFEHEHNDREAKTQKCGFVKEICYREKRKTNACGRGICASEDSDNSALEEEEEKESSIGYKSQDSKDLLEEIPHIVLQSELSLEARRILAAKALADLNEFMGEEEVKQKVETWQKELNSRDGAWDRLCAERDPFVLCSLMWSWIEQLKEPVITKEDIDMLSQKCTESPETLTLLKKEQYQTIVCILHCVVNLQTIPADVEEAVLNRAIKAFTKTSTDSENGPEVYNTLRKVFKQTLEAKKKEPKEETDNSP, encoded by the exons ATGGTGGCCATATCATCTGTAAACCCTGCAGAGCTGAATGCAACTTTTCCTGAGAAAAAAA GAAATTCAAGGCGTCCAACTGCAAAATATACTAAGGTAGGAGAACGCCTTCGCCATGTCATTCCTGGTCATATGCAGTGTTCAATGGCATGTGGTGGACGTGCTTGCAAGTATGAAAACCCAGCTCGATGGAGTGACCAAGAGCAAGCCATTAAAGGACTTTATTCTTCTTG GGTAACAGATAACATATTGGCCATGGCTCGACCCTCAACAGAAATTATTGAGAAGTATAACATTATTGAGCAGTTTCAAAG ATGTGACATAAAAACTGTAATTAACCTTCAACGCCCTGGGGAGCATGCTAGCTGTGGGAATCCTCTGGAACAAGAGAGTGGCTTTACCTACCTTCCTGAAGCTTTCATGGAGGATGGAA tttatttttataattttggaTGGAAGGATTATGGCGTGGCATCTCTCACTACTATACTGGATATGGTAAAAGTGATGGCTTTTGCCTTGCAGGAAGGGAGGGTAGCTATTCATTGTCATGCTGGACTTGGCCGAACAG GTGTTTTAATAGCTTGTTACTTAGTTTTTGCAACAAGAATGACTGCTGATCAAGCAATTCTTTTTGTTCGGGCAAAAAGGCCTAATTCTATTCAAACTAGAGGTCAGTTATTGTGTGTAAGAGAATTCACTCAATTTTTGATCCCTCTAAGAAATGTGTTTGCTTGCTGCGAGCCCAATGTACACTCAGTTACTCTGTCCCAGTATCTGATCCGGCAGAGGCACCTGCTGCATGGTTATGAGAGTAGACACCTCAAGTATGTGCCAAAACTGATAGATCTGGTTTGCAAACTGCTTTTGGACTTGGCTGAAAACAGGCAAGTGATAGAGGAGGAATTGTTAGATATACCAGATCTCTCTTCTGAAATTGAAGAGACTGTTTCTCAGTTGGACGCTACACAACTAGATAAAGAGTTAACAAGACAGAACAGTGACCCATCAGAACCATTCACCCACTCAGAAGAGGGAAATGTCATGTTTGAAACCCAGGATTCTTTTTTCTCCGATGCACACAAATATGATCCTCTTTGGAAGAGGCGGAATGTTGAAAGCCTTCAGCCTTTGACTCATTCAAAAAGACGACTAAGCTATAGTGACTCATACTTAAGCAGAACTTCATTTCTCTTGGAACAAGCAGAAAATCCATGGACAGTGCCTACACAAGTATCACTCTTTGACAAACTTAAGCAGCAGAATGCCAGGGACCATCTTCTCTGTGCAGACAATCAAACTCCTCAGCTGGATTTAAACAAAGATGCCTTAGTTCGTAGTACGTTTATTTTCTGGAGTCAAGGTAAATTCAGTTTAGATGGACAAAGCAATTTCTATAGAAAAAAATCTCCCAAAGAAGTGCAGCGTAGTAAAACGTTTTCCTCAGGTTTTGAACATGAACACAATGACAGGGAAGCAAAAACACAAAAATGTGGTTTTGTAAAGGAAATTTGTTACAGAGAAAAGCGGAAGACTAATGCCTGTGGCAGAGGAATTTGTGCATCTGAGGACTCTGATAATTCTGctttagaagaagaagaagaaaaagaatcaTCTATTGGATATAAAAGTCAAGATAGTAAAGATCTATTGGAAGAAATTCCACACATTGTTTTGCAATCAGAATTAAGTTTGGAGGCTCGAAGAATTTTGGCAGCTAAAGCCCTTGCAGATCTTAATGAATttatgggagaggaggaggtgaagCAGAAGGTGGAAACGTGGCAG aaAGAACTGAATTCTCGAGATGGAGCTTGGGATAGACTTTGTGCCGAGAGAGATCCTTTTGTCCTTTGCAGCTTGATGTGGTCCTGGATAGAGCAACTAAAAGAACCTGTTATAACCAAAGAGGATATTGACATGCTGTCACAAAAATGCACAGAATCACCAGAAACACTTACCTTACTAAAAAAG GAACAGTATCAGACTATTGTTTGTATTTTGCACTGTGTAGTGAATTTGCAGACAATACCAGCTGATGTGGAGGAAGCTGTACTTAACCGGGCCATTAAAGCTTTCACTAAG aCGAGTACAGATTCTGAAAATGGGCCAGAGGTTTACAACACCCTAAGAAAAGTGTTTAAACAAACACTGGAAGCAAAAAAAAAGGAGCCGAAAGAAGAAACAGATAATTCCCCTTGA